In Candidatus Eisenbacteria bacterium, the following are encoded in one genomic region:
- a CDS encoding T9SS type A sorting domain-containing protein codes for MRVMGILGALLLASAGAVYGLSPYVEVGELGAGKDGAYLEVRVGARGWEGVQAVHVDVEYDRTGLEPAGFTAGDLFVEPLVLGPFDRSERGVSDVQLASLRGPVTVGDAAVGVFRFRVLDEGRASVRVVSFETAGEDWSVETHVSYANALGTGVLPRATRLLGNVPNPFNPTTEVRFELASRVGVSVEVYDVSGRVVRRLVEGVRDAGSHAVMWDGRSERGEAVSSGVYFVRFRAGSHAETQRVTLIR; via the coding sequence ATGCGAGTGATGGGGATTCTCGGCGCGCTTCTTCTCGCGAGCGCCGGAGCGGTGTATGGACTGAGCCCGTACGTGGAGGTGGGGGAGTTGGGAGCGGGGAAGGACGGGGCGTATCTGGAGGTTCGCGTGGGGGCGCGGGGCTGGGAGGGTGTTCAGGCGGTGCACGTGGACGTGGAGTACGATCGGACAGGATTGGAGCCGGCGGGTTTCACGGCGGGGGATTTGTTCGTGGAGCCGTTGGTGCTCGGGCCGTTCGATCGTTCGGAGCGCGGGGTATCGGACGTGCAGTTGGCGAGCCTTCGGGGCCCGGTGACGGTGGGGGATGCGGCGGTGGGGGTGTTTCGTTTTCGGGTGTTGGACGAGGGGCGTGCGTCGGTGCGTGTGGTGTCGTTTGAGACGGCGGGGGAGGATTGGTCGGTGGAGACGCACGTGAGTTATGCGAACGCGTTGGGAACGGGGGTTCTTCCTCGTGCGACGCGTTTGTTGGGGAATGTTCCGAACCCGTTCAATCCGACGACGGAGGTTCGGTTTGAGTTGGCGTCGCGTGTGGGGGTGAGCGTGGAGGTGTACGACGTGAGCGGTCGTGTGGTGCGGCGGTTGGTGGAGGGGGTGCGGGACGCGGGATCTCACGCGGTGATGTGGGATGGGCGGAGCGAGAGGGGCGAGGCGGTGTCGTCGGGGGTGTACTTCGTTCGTTTCCGTGCGGGGTCGCATGCGGAGACGCAGCGGGTGACGCTGATTCGGTAG
- a CDS encoding peroxiredoxin — protein sequence MTRVQVGSHAPDFKLPGLVGKEEDAKEIALSDYRGRWIVLYFYPLDFTFVCPTEITGFNRAYKEFKKLNAEILGVSIDSFFSHKAWRDHGLGTLEYPLLSDLTKEAARAYGVLLEEKGYALRGTFIIDPDGILRYMLVHDDGVGRSVKETLRVLAALQTGANCPVEWQPGEATL from the coding sequence ATGACGAGAGTACAGGTCGGATCGCACGCGCCCGATTTCAAGCTGCCCGGGCTGGTCGGGAAGGAAGAGGACGCGAAAGAGATCGCCTTGTCCGACTATCGCGGCCGATGGATCGTGTTGTACTTCTATCCGCTCGACTTTACCTTCGTCTGCCCGACGGAGATCACCGGCTTCAACAGAGCCTACAAGGAGTTCAAGAAGCTGAACGCGGAGATCCTCGGGGTCAGCATCGACAGCTTCTTCTCCCACAAGGCCTGGCGCGATCACGGGCTCGGAACGCTCGAGTATCCTCTTCTCTCCGATCTCACGAAGGAGGCCGCGCGGGCGTACGGCGTGCTTCTCGAGGAGAAGGGATACGCGCTTCGCGGCACGTTCATCATCGACCCGGACGGGATTCTGCGCTACATGCTCGTGCACGACGACGGCGTCGGGCGCAGCGTCAAGGAGACCCTCCGCGTGCTCGCCGCGCTCCAGACCGGCGCGAACTGTCCGGTCGAATGGCAACCGGGCGAGGCCACGCTGTAG